In Montipora foliosa isolate CH-2021 chromosome 9, ASM3666993v2, whole genome shotgun sequence, the DNA window cacgtggtgatttgtgcgtcgtcggcgttcattattctagcttttggtgaggtgtgataatcttccatcgttcatcgttgaaaagagctgaaagattgctgaaggtctgtcaactgaagtcggtaaaattttactttggattaagcatggttcgtcactgtccttggaaaatgtgtgcgactcctcgcgcttgcatcaaaccgggttgttttgctcggcggccgttgtgccacaaagtaaatctatcgagttgtgtagctcggcggccgttctgccacgaagtaaatctaccgagttgtgtagcttggcggccgttgtgccacaaagtaaatctaccgagttgtgtagctcggcggccgttctgccacaaagtaaatcaaccgagttgtgaagcttggcggccgttttgccacaaagtaaatcaaccgagttgtgaagcttggcggccgttgtgccacaaagtaaatctaccgagatatgacgctcgtcggcgccatttcatcatgacttgtgatattgacggcattgaaatcaacaaactgaatttattttgtccaagcgttcagcacagaaaagtaatcttaggtctttaataccacaagctgaaaagacttgcaagtaatagtttcattttatctagtaattttcagtagttgtctacttgtagaattccaaataaatagttaatgattacgtctaacaagttgtcacgttcatagatgcggtacagtggaattagatcgttatatcgaggtatcgttataacgagactcccgatataacgatattgccttaaaataaccgaaaatatctttatatcggggtaaaattaacatgtgcttttttactactgtacatattgtttaattaaacttgtaatgagtatcaaatgactcacaatttgcaaagcattagacgttatcaaggttacacttacacaacaaagtctgtggtatgaatcgtaaaaggaaacaaaacaaaacttaaacatttgaagttgtatctgtgtactgatgctgtaatatcgttatatcggggaagattttacgctcggtacgctaagaactcagcgttatatcgggaatatcgttatactgaagatcgttatatcggggttctgtcccatacattttactgtaacttttgccgggacatagcatgtttatctttttaccggggatatcgttatatcgaggatcgttgtatcggggttccactgtaataacatttccctatcgcacgaaccattcaccctcccccctcagttgctacctgtaccaaacctgtaccgtcctacaaacatcgaacgcactcgcctaagcttcgattacccctagtttagATATTTAGTTGACATGTTCAGTTACCGCGTCGGATGCGTCGCAAATTATCTCGAGCGCAGGGCAAGATTTTGCAACGCGGTCACACGAGTGACGAAGGTAACGACTTCGTCGCAAAGAATTCAACTCATtcaatttcgcgatttttttttgtgggatTTTTTCAGCTGTCGCACTACTTGTGcgagggtggctacacgtgcgATTTTCACCACGCGCTGGCTACGcgacagttttcaaaaaaattgcatcAGTGACCATCGCAAGCAAAAAATCATGTGGACACGGCCTAAGAATGCGTTCGATCGACCATATTCTGGAATAGGTGTACATATAATTGAAGtcagaaatccttcgcttttacagAGGTTCACAGGAAATTATCACAAACCTGCTACAATGAAATTTTAAACGTGTCTTCAACATCCTAGTTGCTTGAAACCTTCGTCAAACATACTGTTTCATATCATCACTGCACCTAATGTTATCCCGTAATAGGGccaatcgaaagcacccttAAATAGAACCTCcccttcaacaaaaaaaaaactttaaatcacagaaaacaaccgttacagtcaagtcaacctaaagtattttcaaagaaagtgtttgcatCAGAAGTAAATAAGTtttaggggctgtttacatgcaggtaggaagatcctagaaggcgaaacaacttttcgtttggtttacatgcagaaatttctgtctaggtggaagtggagaatgaatGCAAGACGGCGGAcgagaacaacaaacatgtCATTTGGGTCCTTCTACTCTCCTTACTTGTTTTGTTGtccctagtaccaggaacttccgagtgaaggcagtttacatggtgctaggatcttcctacctccatgtaaacagccccttagaatcgcctatttttgttttcgcatttcgcgggcgccgccatcttgaataattgtgacgttttATGGCTGCCCTATTGTTGTTAGACAAAAGCtatttgtgtcagaacaataggacAACCGTAGCACgccacaattattcaagatggcagcgcccgcgaaatttgaaagtgaaaataagcgattttagaattcacttttcttgatttaaacactGTTTTCAAAAATCAAGAAATCGAGCCCCGGaagacaatagaccaatttcgatatatcaaaattcagtcgtaaacaaaaggcatcacctcaaggctttggggaataaatataaggatttgtataaaTTTATTCCGCCAAGCTTCAAGGCGATGCCTTTTGGTTAGGAaggaattttgatatatcgaaaatggtctattgctgtAATTTTTTATGTCAAAAACATGATCACCCCACGATCAATAGAAAAGAAAACGCCCAGACAGTTGGATGCTCTTCCCAAGTTAGTATATGAATCCCTTCCCAAAAGGAGTCAGCATGTGACAAATTACTCAGCGAGATAAAAGTAAACATTTGCAAGACGCTGGCTCATTTTAAGTGAGTTTGGTTCAAGTTCTTATTCCCGATTCAGAGTATTAGGCAAACCCTTCGCAAAGTAAGTTTTGTCGCGGTAAGAGAGAATATGTCGCGAAATAAAGTCCCGTGGGAATTTCGTGACGAAAACAAACCGCCTATCTAGatgtgttaaggacggtgcctactattgttattgcgcatacgttctgcgcatctcgagatactcggatttcctatcggtgatgcttactactacagggatatttttgcgcggtttaaaactatccggagaaagtagatcttagtaagttatcttggtatccaaaaagaaaattgggggtaaccatacatttttgagagataattaagcttcaatttgagaaagaatgccatacattgctttgtattttaaagctttttacaaatattattcatcaattatctttgaaaaatgcgtggttacccccaattttctttttggatttcaataacacttgttaagatctgcatttcctgcataacCACACACCgggacaaaaatatctttaattagaaggcaccgtccttaagggaaCCCTAAAGAAGATGCCGAATGTTGTGGGCAATTTTGTAGCTTGCACAGACGGCTTTTATGGGGAGTCAGAAGTGTGACCCTCAGTgtccaacatggaaacgaggcttgacCGTCAAATGCTTTGTAACCATCGTCAATGGTGGCGAATCTTCGACAAAAATTCTCGTACTTTTAATTGGAGTGTATCTGACACGTAACAGTAATAGAACGGATCACGTGACCACTCTAACGTGAAAACGAGATTAGATCACATTACATCCTGTAATTATTGCTTGTGTCAACAGATTGTCCTAATATTACTTATAACATCTATAGGAGTGTAACTTAGACAACCCTGTAACATAACAGTAATAAATGTGATCTCGCGTCCATTAGAAGATGCAAAGTAGCCTTTTTTCGTGAAATGCCTTGTGGCTCGTTAAGCACCGCTTACTCTTTACAACTCAGTCAATTCAGCCCAATGCAATTTTATCACAACTCTCTGACAAAAATTTCTTAATTCCAGCAGCggtctttgctgtgggttgcGCAACTTTACCCAGATCTGCAAGTGGGGTTACACTAGTCTCATCGATCAGCTTCTGGGAATGCTTTCCAAGACAATAGCTtccgaaagagagaaatgatcctcgcacttatctggacaattgaaGCAACTGTCTCAaattgacacctgaaaaattcaggtggctccaacggcaTTCGAGTCCAAGACCTCGGCGATGCTCATGGAATGCTCTACCTCTCCGGTAGTTAATCGATTTCGATGTTGACTGAGTCAAGAATAATCAGCGCCGGTGTTGCACATTGCACGTTCTTAGGTGTGCAGTTAGTACAACTTTGGATCTACGCAAGCGGTTTCACCTAGTTCACTTTACGGAAAGCAGTTTTTGTAGTAGACCAACACCGCCATGTTTTATGACTTCAGCTGGTATGCCATCCAGACCAGGCGCTTTAGCAGCTTCTACAGCTTTCCTTAATGAATCAAATGAATCATTGTCTCTCGAGCAGTTAGGTGGTCAGTTGCATCATTGTGTACGTTGCCGTCTTGATTTAGCAGTTGGTGAAAATGCTCTTTCCATCTGTCTGATATTTCTTTCATGTCTGTAAATCGCTGAGTTTTATCTGCATTCTTAACCGGGGCAACAAGGTTCGTTTTGGGGCCGTACACAGTTTAAGTGCGGAGTACAGTCCCTCTGAAAATGGCATCACCATCGCAAGCAAAAAATCATGTAGACGCGGCCTAAGAATGCGTTCGATCGACCATATTCTGGAATAGGTATACATAAAATTGAAGTCAGAAATCCATCGCTTTTACAGAGGTTGACAGGAAATTATCAAAGAGTGATAAGAATCACCCCAACTACTCACTAATATCAATGCCAACGATCAGTAGCCTCTACTCGAGTGATGAATCACGTTAAGCCTTAAGATACCACATTCTAGGACTGCTAGGCACATGAAGTCCTTTGTGCTAACGTCAAGTCGCATTTTAAACAAAAGATGACGTTATTGTGAGCTTTTGCTCGGCGAAACCCTAAGTATTTAAATTTTGCATTGTCTTAGATTTTTTGTGTTTTAatgttattattgtaaattcacCGTATTTTTTACTCAATGATGGATTAattaataaagctattattatttctgggaATTGCCTGAGGGACACTGCAAACACGTGCATGTCGGTGTCAGGTTAGATGATGTTGATAGTGGTGGCTTCCGAGTTTGCAGCATCAACAGCATGCAGTAACCATTTTGTATCAGCCTTTTAATGGTTTCTATCGAGGTACAGGTGTACACCATATCTGTACGGGTTGCTTTACAGGGATTGCCCCAAGCTGCTATCCAATGCAATCCTCCATCTAATTAAGGAGCAATGTTCCAGTAATAGATGTCAATGTCGCCAAGAGGGACATAAATGTACCGATCTCTGCAGCTGCAATGATGCTGAAGATGATGGAAGCTGTGATAATGATGCCGATAACGGTGAGCATGAGTCATCTGATGTTGATatgttgatgatgatcatgacgacgatgatgaagGAGGAGGAAGATGTGGAGGATGAATAGGATACCTTTTATCCTTGTCAGGGAGTTGTGATAAAATTGCATTTGGCTGATTGAAAGTAAGCGGTGCAAAATATGCCACAAggcatttcatgaaaaaaaggCTCGTTTACACGTTATAATGGACACGAGATCAGATTTATTACTGTCATGTTACAGCGTTGTCTAAGTTACACTTCAATAGGAAGTATAAGTAATATTTGGACAATCTGTCGCCATAAACAATAGCTTCAAGGCATTATGTgatccagcctcgttttcacgttTGTGTGGTCACGTGATCCGTACTATCACTGTTACGTGTCAGAGCATGAGAATTTTTATTGAAGTTTCGTCACCAATGGTGATGGTTACAAAGCATTTGAAAGTCAAGCCTCGATTCCATGTTGGACTCTGAGGGTCACACTATTAACCCCGTAAAAGCCGTCGGTGCAAGTTACaaaattgccgacaacattTGGCATTTTCCATAGGGCCCCCTTAACACATCTAGATAGGCGGCTTGCTTTCGTCACGAAATTCCCACGGGAATACAGATGCTCTTAGACTAAAAGTAAGTTTTGCAGTGAGAAAGTGACAATTCCAGCTCTCCCTGTCTATGCTCAATGTCATAATTTAAttccacacattttttttttttttaacagaacaAATTTAACTTGAAAGTTTCCTTGACCGTGCATTGTATCTCAGAAACCACCGTGCTAAACAAGTGTCCATCTGCCTCTTGCCTGCGCACTTTGTGGACTGAAATGGGATTTGGCACTTCAGACATCAACACCAAAGCTGCAAGCCACATGTGGGGCATGCGTATGTTCATGCAAGGCATAACGATGAATTAGTTCAATAAATATGGCAAATGGACccttttaaaataatttcacGGTAGTGTATAAGAAACGTCAGCATGCTTCTGATCGCATCTGGTGTTGGTCCAAATTCCATTCTTAAGTCATGAAATAAGAACTCCCAAAGTAAACTGAAAGTATACCAAATGAACCGTCAAGGTTACAGAATGGAATGGCATGTCAATTATGTTTACAGGGTATCCTTTTGTTTGTCATTCTCCTCTTGAAGGCATGACATGAGGCTTCTACTCTGGCACAAAGCCTGGTAGAAGCTCTGAATCTCAGCAAACATGGATTCAATTGAGGACAGGACTCCAAGCTACaagtcaaaaagaacaaaaaacaagTCCTCTTTACATACCCTTGCATGCGTCATGGGGATAGGAGAGGCATTTGATGCATGAGATGTTTGTTTTCTACATTGCTACTGTAACTAACATTGCTTTGCATGCACTTGCTAGTTTTGGTGCAGTGATTACTGTGCCTTTGATGTTGGTGACCGCCCATTAATAACAAAGCAAACAGCATTCACATGTGTCACATGACAGTCAAAGAGTTAACTCTTTTCCTTCATGTTTTACCTTCAATCCTCTGAATAACCATAAGAAAGCTTTGTGGAAGCCCCTTAATTGAGTTACTGTACTTTTGCTAACCGTCCTTCACATTCAGGCAACTCCATTATGGCAAGCACAATGGAACAAGCACTAAGTGTACCTTCTGTTGATCAGAGCCCACACTGATACAACATCTGACCCAATGGGCACCACACACAGACTCAGCAGGCTGTTGACCAGCTCAAAGCCAACATTGACCTGAGGTCAGCTTTTTTGGGGCAAGtgtcaagggcacccaacgtcaattttcggaaaatatctgttcggaagacgatttgagatctagaattttcagaacatttgttgtaaaattccttgcttgccttcCTGACCTAGGAaatcgaacatctaaaacatgttataattgcccatttttaacggatttttaccctgaaaaggtcacctagaattttcgggagccttttttctggctgaaattttccaaAAGTTAAGTTCTAattcctataattttcggatcactagactttcagctagagaatccgaacagatgaaaagtttttaggggataaaaatatgcctatatctaccgtttaaatactaaaatacgtttaacagtGTTaggtttaagtggttttgaaaggtattctcgttgggtgcccctgaagtaTGCTAACACATCCCACTGAGGAATGTTTTCGCAAAGTGCGGTCTCACACTGCCCAGTGGGCAGAAATGAAACTGGGCACAAATGGCATCACAAACGTTTTTCTTTGGATAAAGGTGAAATGGCTTGCCTGAAATTCCACAAGAAATGTGGCGCGGGAAGCGCGAAAAGAACATGGCAATCGACTCATGAAATTGACTAGCAAGCATAAACATGCTactagtagcagtagcagtgaCTACAACTGGTGACAAGGAAGAATTAGCAATTTAGTTGATCATCATCataaaaaaatacgaaaattAAATGCATTGAAGAAAATGGTTGGCTTAcaagtgtttattttttatcaaggtacatgtacttttaaGTTACTTTACAAGACAGGAAGACTCTCTCCAAAACTGTACATAATGGAATACTTACCAGTTGGCCATCTGCCAAAGAGAATTTTCGTATCCATGCAATATTTTCTAGCAATGTTGGAAAACTAGCAAGATTTGATGCAATCATGGGAAAAACCTCTGCTGTGTTCCTATTTAAACcacataaaaaatatataaataataatttaagaGTGCCTCCATAATTTTACACTGCACTCATTCCCCCAAGGCCACTTTTATTTGTTAAGAGCAAACCACACCTATTACAATCACTCAACAATCTGTTTTGATGGTTCTCTATatagtcttttatgagaaatgcatgttagaaaaggtaacgatgcaaagaactccgcaaTTCACAGATTTTTAGCTGTTATCGAAAGAACCCAGTTAAATGCAGCGTATGCGTAGTAAGTTGAAAAATTGCAATTGAATGTGgaaaaggtttctcagaaatacgcctatttctcgagaaccactGGTTAGAACTTTACGAAATTTGGCACCAAAATACTTTAAgaaataagtaactggagtattgaaaaaaaattgaactatAATGGGGGAAATTCTAGATGTTCCAGTGAACCTTAAACAAGGAATAActaaagatctctctgtcaaattattcACTTATGTCCAATactccgacataatgagattcctggtacatcacaatagacatcacaaagtgttgTGTCCCACTCTTTATGTCTCACAAAACTGTTACCATTTTTTAAGGATTAGGgttaggggacactttgtgatatcTATTGTGATGTACCATGAATCTCGTTATGTcggagtattggacaaccctcaaattattattaaagtaGTGTGAACTGACTTGTGAGCATcattacaagcttgttgcatgcaaaattaattataaatagcatcagattttctgcaaatatacaaaaccaattttaaaggcctgtttatatttattcatgttgccatggcaacgacatatacgtcagcttaactatcaaaaaccaaagtttgtgttgttaacttgcttgctaccattttcTGGCAACCAAAGGATCAAGGTTtaagagaaaaaggtaaatgaaacataggtatcaaaaactgtgttcagccattTTAATGGAAGTTGAATTTGAATTAATCTCCTTCTAAGTTTCTACATTCTGTACGGTAGGGATGaaccattaattttgtaatCAGTCAGCATAATTGAACACGGCCACGAATTATGATGTGGACTCACTCAGTCTCAAAATCTCATGTCCAGAACAAAACGTTTTGCAGTTTACAACCTCATGATGTTGAGTAAATTATGGTAACTTATGATGATTTATTATTATGTATTGTAACCATCATGATGAATAATGTAATTATTGTGTGTAGCAGGTATTTGCTGTGACCACAATCACTGTAATTCTGTTTCTACTGCAGCTACATGTATAGTCATAAAATAAACATATCtcatattacatgtacatgcacatACTTATGGACCTTCAGAAGTGACTTTCTTACTTGTGATGAGCTGCATCTATTTCCAAGAATTCACCTACAAGGGGTTGTTGCAACCTAGAGAGGAGTTCATCCTTTTTCTCAATGATGACTGACAACTGGCTAGAAATGTTATCTATCTGCTGGCATCTTTGtcctaaaaaaaaatatgataatTAAAGTGATATTGAATGTTGAACATAATTATATTTAATTATGAAACAACAACATCTGTAAATGGCCAATGAGACATTGTCATGAAAAAGCTGCAAATTACTGAAGGTGTGACTGGACCCAATGAAATGTAAATTCCCCTTGATAGTATGTTCTGAAGATTTTGTCTCAGTCTTCGACGTGTAGTGCCTCCATCCTACAGCTGTAGGCCTTTTAAGAAAAATATCGAGGAAGTATTAAAATATTCATTGGAAGAGACCTTCACTACATATTAAATTTTTCGCATTGGCTGTTTCATTTATTcagaaatttattgttgttgtctttgtctttcttaataataataataataataataataataataataataataataataataataaattttgcTAAATGACAGAAATTGATGTACTGAAGCTCTATGTTCCGAAGTACAAGTCCACTCATGCAAACCATTCTTTTGTTATCtgaaaaatcagaaaaatgtAATACATTTACATACTCTATTTCCATACATACGGTATGATCCTCAAATGGAAAAGCCTACCGAGGTCTGTGGTCAATGCTGAaaactctaatcagttaagaaAGGAATTAAACATTTCCTAGACCTCCCTTAGCATCTTACATGCATCacagttttattttttggtttcTCCACATATCCAACGGTACACTTTTATTCTGAACACTTCACATAGGTGAATTGACATCCTGTACGTAGAGGCCGCCTTAGATGTATTTCTGCTCTTTTGAAAGAATTGCACCTTTTTAAACATTATTTGGAGGGAAACATCATAAGGTCATAAACTCCTGTTTCTCCTTTTCAAGATGACtattttataaattttattttgctgcatcttgaataaaaattaatgacTGTCATGTCATGTACAGGTATTTGTAATCGCATGATTTCGGCGACAATgtggaataattattataataagcaagaaaaatttttaaaatacaaacaaaattgcacgagcccatCTATAGAGCTCTTATTCCATTATTCCatgagaaaaaatatatatgattacttattaataaataaatacacatagagcgattttcaattgagcgtcgaaagtaattagcaaattactttggttttgcattacttcactcagtgattggttcaaagttctcacgccactttttcaaccaatcagaagtgaaaccaaaactaatcgtggctcgcgcgtgcacattttcccgcgctttgtgttggctatgtgtaattacttcaagttttgattggtttactggattgtctccgtcctttttgattggtcaaagtaattactttggttttggttttatgacactccattgaaactcgctctaaaataTCACCTTTATTACACTAATTTTAACTAACTGCACTTTCATAAACTCACTTTTCTGcactgtttgggattaattAATTGACATGCTCTCAGCCAGTCAATGCACTGAAATTTttgcacatacatgtattacatgtattagttatgttt includes these proteins:
- the LOC137970769 gene encoding uncharacterized protein — its product is MGTVDKISPSVALIRLLREITRLGKALDKVNIEIQSHLKEAETKDITHVDVMGQRCQQIDNISSQLSVIIEKKDELLSRLQQPLVGEFLEIDAAHHKNTAEVFPMIASNLASFPTLLENIAWIRKFSLADGQLLGVLSSIESMFAEIQSFYQALCQSRSLMSCLQEENDKQKDTL